From one Trifolium pratense cultivar HEN17-A07 linkage group LG1, ARS_RC_1.1, whole genome shotgun sequence genomic stretch:
- the LOC123913661 gene encoding exocyst complex component EXO70I, which yields MAGSSSCSVSVSGSVSCKSDSGIENLICASKSLKLSLEKSKSVGLALEKAGPRLDEIRVRLPWLESAVRPIRAEKDALVAVGGHINRAVGPAAAVLKVFDAVHGLEKSLLSDPRIDLPGYLSVLKRLEEALRFLGDNCGLAIQWLDDIVEYLEDNSVADQVYLKNLKKELENLKESQNGDLDGGLLDAALDKLENEFRLLLTDNSVPLPMSSDSLGDQPCIAPSPLPVSVVHKLQAILGRLRANDRLDKCVSIYVDARSSNVRASLQALNLDYLEISVSEFNDVQSIEVYIAQWGKHLEFAVKHLFEAEYKLCNDVFERLGLDVWMGCFSKIAAQAGILAFLQFGKTVTESKKDPIKLLKLLDIFASLNKLRLDFNRLFGGDACVEIQNLTRELIKSVIDGAAEIFWELLVQVELQRQNPPPPDGSVPRLVSFITDYCNKLLGDDYKPILTQVLIIHRSWKRQSFQEKLLVNEILNILKAVELNLETWIKAYDDPMLSSFFAMNNHWHLFKHLKGTKLGDLLGDSLKEHEQYKDYYSTTFLRDSWGKLPGHLSREGLILFSGGRATARDLVKKRLKKFNEVFDDMYSKQSGWIMVERDLREKTCQLIVQAVVPVYRSYMQNYGPLVEQDASSNKYAKYTVQKLEEMLLCLYRPKPARHGSMKSPQLSGKYGNGIPDLRRTASAVV from the coding sequence ATGGCTGGTTCCAGTTCTTGTTCTGTTTCTGTTTCTGGTTCTGTTAGTTGTAAAAGTGATAGTGGAATTGAGAATTTGATTTGTGCTAGTAAATCATTGAAACTTAGTTTAGAGAAATCAAAGAGTGTTGGATTAGCATTAGAGAAAGCAGGGCCAAGGTTAGatgagattagggtaaggttacCTTGGCTTGAATCTGCGGTTAGGCCGATTAGAGCGGAGAAAGATGCTCTTGTGGCGGTTGGAGGTCATATTAATAGGGCTGTTGGTCCTGCGGCTGCTGTGTTGAAGGTTTTCGATGCGGTTCATGGGCTTGAGAAGTCTTTGTTGTCGGATCCACGGATTGATTTACCGGGTTATTTGTCGGTTTTGAAGCGTCTTGAGGAGGCGTTGAGGTTCTTGGGAGATAATTGTGGTTTGGCTATTCAGTGGTTGGATGATATAGTTGAGTATTTAGAAGACAATTCGGTTGCTGATCAGGTTTATCTTAAGAATTTGAAGAAGGAGTTGGAGAATCTTAAGGAATCGCAGAATGGTGATTTAGATGGTGGTTTGTTAGATGCTGCTTTAGATAAATTAGAGAATGAATTCAGGTTGCTTTTAACTGATAACAGTGTGCCACTTCCTATGTCGTCGGATTCTCTTGGTGATCAGCCTTGCATTGCGCCTTCGCCTTTGCCTGTTTCTGTTGTTCATAAATTGCAGGCTATTCTCGGCAGGTTGAGAGCTAATGATAGACTTGATAAATGTGTGTCGATTTATGTTGATGCTAGAAGTTCTAATGTGAGGGCAAGTTTGCAGGCGCTGAATTTGGATTACCTCGAGATCTCGGTGTCTGAGTTCAATGATGTGCAGAGTATAGAAGTGTATATAGCTCAGTGGGGAAAGCATTTGGAGTTTGCGGTGAAGCATTTGTTTGAGGCTGAGTATAAGCTTTGTAATGATGTGTTTGAGAGGCTTGGACTCGATGTGTGGATGGGTTGCTTTTCAAAGATAGCTGCACAGGCTGGTATACTTGCGTTTCTTCAGTTTGGTAAGACTGTTACGGAGAGTAAGAAAGATCCCATTAAGCTTTTGAAGTTGTTGGATATTTTTGCGTCGTTGAACAAATTGAGACTGGATTTCAACCGTCTTTTCGGGGGTGATGCGTGCGTcgaaattcaaaatttgactAGGGAACTTATTAAGAGTGTGATTGATGGTGCAGCGGAAATTTTCTGGGAACTTTTGGTTCAGGTAGAGTTACAGAGGCAGAACCCTCCTCCTCCAGATGGCAGTGTCCCGAGATTGGTGAGCTTTATCACTGATTACTGCAATAAACTCTTGGGGGACGACTATAAGCCTATACTGACTCAAGTCCTGATCATTCACCGAAGTTGGAAGCGTCAAAGTTTTCAAGAGAAGCTCCTTGTTAATGAGATTTTGAACATATTGAAAGCTGTTGAATTAAATTTGGAGACATGGATCAAGGCTTATGATGATCCTATGTTGTCAAGCTTTTTCGCCATGAACAATCACTGGCATCTGTTCAAGCATTTGAAAGGGACAAAGCTTGGAGATCTTTTAGGGGATTCGTTAAAGGAACATGAACAGTATAAGGACTATTACTCCACAACATTCTTGAGAGATAGCTGGGGAAAGCTTCCTGGACATTTGAGTAGGGAAGGGTTGATTCTTTTCTCTGGAGGGCGTGCAACTGCTCGTGATCTGGTCAAGAAAAGATTGAAAAAGTTCAACGAAGTTTTCGATGATATGTATTCAAAGCAGTCGGGTTGGATCATGGTCGAGCGAGATCTAAGAGAGAAGACATGTCAGCTTATAGTGCAGGCTGTGGTGCCTGTTTACCGGAGTTACATGCAGAATTACGGTCCCTTGGTCGAGCAAGATGCCAGCTCTAATAAATATGCAAAATACACAGTACAGAAGCTTGAAGAAATGCTTTTGTGTCTTTACCGGCCGAAGCCTGCAAGACACGGCAGCATGAAAAGTCCGCAGCTTAGTGGAAAGTACGGCAATGGAATACCCGATCTTCGTCGAACGGCTTCTGCAGTCGTGTAG
- the LOC123913666 gene encoding ubiquitin carboxyl-terminal hydrolase 36-like, whose protein sequence is MDVMVGPTFSIDVPTSPPFAGNRPTGNVFFTGGELSESSSSIGTPDDSDIENDNVSPKRHREDDDEDEEVQSKFKGLNSLDSLDDSLPIKKGLSNHFIGKSKSFSDLSQVTNVTELKKQENPFNKRRRLLIASKLSRKSFYSCFNPKSMPLLRVNEDEDEDDDDDENQRVDKEVTTKDSPSSSSSSMEEKKNPQEEVMMRQFNNRMPQSYANHMRLRLGSFKSRSFSLADLQEHDEVEEDDEDNEEQHLD, encoded by the exons ATGGATGTAATGGTGGGACCCACTTTCTCCATCGACGTTCCGACATCACCGCCGTTCGCCGGAAACCGTCCGACCGGCAACGTGTTTTTCACCGGCGGTGAGTTGTCGGAGAGCTCGTCTTCGATCGGTACACCGGATGATAGTGACATAGAAAACGATAATGTTTCTCCTAAGAGACATcgtgaagatgatgatgaagatgaagaagttcAGAGCAAGTTTAAGGGTTTGAATTCTCTTGATTCTTTAGATGATTCTCTTCCTATCAA GAAGGGATTATCGAATCATTTTATTGGAAAATCAAAGTCATTTTCGGATCTATCACAAGTAACAAATGTGACAGAATTAAAGAAACAAGAGAatccattcaacaaaagaagaagacttttgattgcatctaagttATCAAGAAAatctttttattcttgttttaaTCCAAAATCAATGCCCCTTTTGCGTGTGAACGAGGacgaagatgaagatgatgacgatgatgagAATCAAAGAGTAGATAAAGAAGTCACTACAAAAGATTCACCATCatcgtcatcttcttcaatggAGGAAAAGAAGAATCCACAAGAAGAAGTGATGATGAGACAATTCAATAATAGAATGCCTCAATCTTATGCTAATCATATGAGGCTTAGATTAGGGAGTTTTAAGTCTAGGAGCTTTTCTCTTGCAGATCTACAAGAACATGATGAGGTGGAGGAAGATGATGAGGATAATGAGGAACAACATTTGGATTAA